One genomic segment of Hippoglossus hippoglossus isolate fHipHip1 chromosome 22, fHipHip1.pri, whole genome shotgun sequence includes these proteins:
- the LOC117756145 gene encoding gap junction alpha-10 protein-like encodes MGDWNLLGSILEEVHIHSTIVGKIWLTILFIFRMLILGAAAEDVWDDEQSEFVCNTDQPGCKAVCYDRAFPISLIRFWVLQVIFVSAPSLVYMGHALYCIRSLEKERHRRRVQLKEELDEAELALDDHKRMERELRRLDEQRKVKKAPLRGSLLRTYIIHILTRSVVEVCFILGQYLLYGVQLEPLYRCERLPCPNSVDCYISRPTEKTIFMVFMIGIAGVSLFLNILEISHLGIRKIKQALYGDRYIEDDSLIYKSKKKTSLPHLCVMSNLSPHNGPLTQTFKVIPEVDMKPPHYSTGLKANQDAQRNNSLAHLGHSQTIYICPQPRMPPRYGQICAMQAPQTHERPEGHTAMVDHHSPWASAVSNAEGSATSHLADIQEGETPHPGHLEGLLSGSTFRPSTIRDLNEEERRESLRSEVLIPNPRKTSFMIRPPSESLSSISDSMSSSLHTSEESDELGSLQGDMPMMPPAGGRRMSMSMFLDISSIMKK; translated from the coding sequence ATGGGTGACTGGAACCTGTTGGGCAGCATCCTAGAAGAGGTCCACATTCATTCCACCATCGTGGGCAAGATATGGCTCACCATACTCTTCATCTTCCGCATGCTGATCCTGGGGGCTGCTGCTGAGGATGTATGGGATGACGAGCAGTCCGAGTTTGTTTGCAACACTGACCAGCCAGGCTGCAAGGCAGTCTGCTACGACCGTGCCTTCCCCATCTCCCTTATTCGCTTCTGGGTCCTGCAGGTCATCTTTGTGTCTGCGCCCTCACTGGTCTACATGGGCCATGCCCTCTACTGCATCAGATCACTGGAGAAGGAACGCCACCGCAGACGAGTTCAGTTGAAGGAGGAGCTGGATGAAGCTGAGTTGGCGTTGGATGACCATAAGCGCATGGAGAGGGAGCTGAGAAGGTTAGACGAgcagaggaaggtgaagaaggcTCCTCTCAGAGGATCTCTGTTGAGAACCTACATCATCCATATCCTTACACGCTCTGTGGTGGAGGTCTGCTTCATCCTGGGCCAGTATCTACTCTATGGTGTCCAATTGGAGCCACTGTATAGGTGTGAGAGGCTGCCTTGCCCCAACAGTGTAGACTGTTACATCTCCCGGCCCACAGAGAAGACCATTTTCATGGTCTTCATGATCGGCATTGCTGGTGTGTCACTTTTCCTCAACATTCTGGAAATATCTCACCTGGGCATCAGGAAAATCAAACAGGCACTGTATGGAGATAGATACATTGAAGATGACAGTTTGATTTACAAGTCCAAAAAGAAGACATCCTTACCACAcctttgtgtaatgagcaatTTATCACCTCACAATGGGCCTTTGACTCAGACGTTCAAAGTGATTCCAGAGGTGGATATGAAGCCTCCTCATTACAGCACGGGGCTCAAAGCCAACCAGGATGCACAAAGAAATAACAGCTTGGCTCATCTGGGACACAGTCAGACCATCTATATCTGCCCCCAACCTAGGATGCCACCCAGATATGGCCAGATCTGTGCAATGCAAGCCCCCCAAACCCATGAACGTCCAGAGGGCCACACAGCCATGGTGGACCACCATTCTCCCTGGGCTTCAGCTGTATCCAATGCAGAGGGAAGTGCAACAAGCCATCTTGCGGACATCCAGGAGGGAGAAACCCCTCACCCAGGCCATTTGGAGGGTCTGCTGTCTGGTAGCACCTTCAGACCCAGCACTATCAGAGACCTTAATGAGGAGGAGCGTAGGGAATCATTGAGGAGTGAGGTCCTGATCCCCAACCCCAGAAAGACCAGCTTCATGATCAGACCACCCTCTGAGAGTTTGTCCTCCATCAGTGACTCCATGAGCTCTTCCTTACATACTTCAGAGGAGTCGGATGAATTAGGCTCCCTACAGGGAGACATGCCCATGATGCCACCTGCTGGAGGCCGGAGAATGTCAATG